The following proteins are co-located in the Solanum pennellii chromosome 8, SPENNV200 genome:
- the LOC107027418 gene encoding putative F-box/LRR-repeat protein 23: MNRKVVKKPPWMELPEGIWTNILHRLGAVEILETAEKVCSKWRRVCKNPSMWRVIDMWNLGDLSEMDYDLEVMCRHAVDRSQGEAVDINLQYFATAQLLEYIAERSGKLKRLSIACCYGMVCESLVEVVQKFPLLEELSLTHTTITIEGIEALGRSCPRLKLFELNNSLYMGSGDYFDNEDVRNEEALAIAKNLPTLHHLQLIGNSMTIKGVEAILDNCPHLVSLDLRLCKYVSLNEVLSNRISGRIKDLKHPHDSLAGLEFSFEACGELDEDQMSDDY, from the exons ATGAACAGAAAGGTGGTGAAAAAACCGCCATGGATGGAACTTCCGGAAGGTATATGGACTAATATACTACACAGGCTTGGTGCTGTAGAGATACTGGAGACAGCTGAGAAAGTGTGCAGCAAGTGGAGGCGAGTGTGTAAGAATCCTTCAATGTGGCGAGTCATTGACATGTGGAACCTCGGAGACCTCTCTGAAATGGATTACGACTTAGAGGTAATGTGCCGACATGCTGTTGATCGCAGCCAAGGTGAAGCTGTTGATATCAATTTGCAGTACTTTGCCACTGCTCAGTTGCTTGAGTACATAGCTGAAAG ATCAGGAAAACTGAAAAGACTTAGCATTGCATGTTGCTATGGTATGGTATGTGAGAGCTTGGTTGAAGTAGTTCAAAAGTTCCCATTGTTAGAGGAGCTGAGTTTGACACACACAACCATCACGATAGAAGGCATTGAAGCTCTTGGACGCTCTTGTCCACGGTTGAAGTTGTTTGAACTAAATAACTCATTGTATATGGGATCAGGTGATTACTTTGATAACGAAGATGTAAGAAATGAAGAGGCTCTAGCTATTGCTAAAAACCTGCCTACCTTGCACCACCTTCAACTCATTGGAAACAGCATGACAATTAAAGGCGTCGAGGCTATTCTTGATAATTGTCCCCATCTTGTATCACTGGACTTGCGGCTGTGCAAATATGTTAGCCTCAACGAAGTCTTGAGTAATAGAATCTCTGGGCGGATTAAAGATCTGAAGCATCCTCATGACTCTCTTGCAGGTCTTGAATTTTCATTTGAGGCTTGTGGGGAGTTGGATGAAGATCAGATGTCTGATGATTACTGA
- the LOC107027998 gene encoding probable methyltransferase PMT18, with the protein MAKDHGGSPKLYQLESKRKRVTWIVGVSGLCIFFYILGAWQNNGRRPTSSAEVYTKVGCDQDKSSSSSISSSTISSSVVPMDFESHHQLVVNNTKSLENFPPCEMLYSEYTPCQEPQRGRKFDRNMLKYRERHCPNKEEKEALRCLIPAPPNYKIPFKWPQSKDYAWFANIPHKELSIEKAVQNWVQVEGDRLRFPGGGTMFPNGADAYIDDISALVPLTTGTIRTAIDTGCGVASWGAYLLRRDIIAMSFAPRDTHEAQVWFALERGVPAMIGVMGSQRLPYPARAFDMAHCSRCLIPWYKYDGLYLIEVDRVLRPGGYWILSGPPIRWKMYWRGWERSQEDLKKEQDSIEETARQLCWKKVIEKGDLSVWQKPLNHNKCIKNKKPFMCKSRDKADAAWYQDMEACITPLPEVTNSNEVAGGALEKWPERAFAIPPRISTGSVPSITVEKFKEDNKVWSERVSYYKRLIGLLPQGRYRNVMDANAYLGGFAAALAKYPVWVMNVVPAKIEPDTLGIIYERGFIGTYNDWCEAFSTYPRTYDLIHAGGLISLYQDRCDITYILLEMDRILRPEGTVIFRDGVEALVKIKSIADGMRWQSRIVDHESGPFNPEKILIAVKTYWTGEPKRE; encoded by the exons ATGGCAAAAGACCATGGTGGATCTCCAAAGTTATACCAGCTTGAATCTAAGAGAAAACGAGTTACTTGGATTGTTGGTGTTAGTGGTCTATGCATCTTTTTCTATATTCTAGGAGCTTGGCAGAACAATGGAAGACGGCCAACATCATCTGCTGAAGTATACACGAAAGTTGGATGTGATCAAGATaagtcatcgtcatcatcaatatcatcatcaacGATATCATCATCAGTAGTTCCTATGGATTTCGAGAGTCATCATCAACTAGTGGTAAACAATACAAAGTCACTAGAAAACTTTCCACCATGTGAAATGTTGTATAGTGAATACACACCATGTCAAGAGCCacaaaggggtagaaaatttgATCGTAATATGCTAAAGTACAGAGAGAGGCATTGTCCAAATAAGGAAGAGAAAGAGGCGTTACGTTGTCTTATACCTGCTCCACCCAATTATAAAATCCCTTTCAAATGGCCACAGAGTAAAGACTATGCTTGGTTCGCGAATATACCACATAAAGAGCTTAGCATTGAGAAGGCTGTTCAAAATTGGGTCCAAGTTGAAGGTGATCGTTTGAGATTTCCAGGAGGTGGAACCATGTTTCCAAACGGAGCTGAtgcttatattgatgatataagtGCACTCGTTCCCCTTACTACTGGAACTATTCGCACAGCAATTGATACAGGATGTGGT gTTGCAAGTTGGGGTGCTTATCTACTTAGGAGGGATATAATAGCTATGTCATTTGCTCCAAGAGATACACATGAAGCACAAGTTTGGTTTGCACTTGAAAGAGGAGTTCCAGCGATGATTGGTGTTATGGGTTCTCAGAGACTTCCATATCCAGCTAGGGCTTTTGATATGGCTCATTGTTCTCGTTGTTTAATTCCATGGTACAAGTATG ATGGGTTGTACCTAATTGAAGTTGACAGAGTGTTACGTCCCGGGGGTTATTGGATACTTTCAGGACCTCCGATTCGTTGGAAGATGTATTGGAGAGGTTGGGAAAGAAGCCAAGAAGATTTGAAGAAAGAACAGGATTCTATTGAAGAGACTGCTAGACAACTTTGCTGGAAAAAAGTGATCGAAAAGGGTGATTTATCTGTGTGGCAAAAGCCTCTGAATCACAATAAGtgtataaaaaacaaaaaaccatTTATGTGCAAGTCACGCGACAAAGCCGATGCAGCATG GTATCAAGACATGGAAGCTTGTATCACTCCGCTACCAGAAGTAACCAACTCAAATGAAGTAGCAGGTGGTGCATTAGAAAAATGGCCCGAACGAGCATTTGCTATCCCTCCTAGGATCAGTACTGGCTCTGTACCAAGCATTACAGTTGAAAAATTTAAGGAGGATAACAAG GTATGGAGTGAGCGTGTGTCATACTACAAACGTCTAATAGGTCTGTTGCCTCAAGGACGATACAGAAATGTGATGGACGCGAATGCTTATTTAGGTGGATTTGCAGCAGCTCTTGCGAAATATCCAGTTTGGGTAATGAATGTGGTTCCTGCTAAAATTGAGCCAGACACATTGGGTATCATATATGAAAGAGGCTTTATTGGTACATACAATGATTGGTGTGAAGCTTTTTCAACATATCCGCGAACTTATGATCTCATTCATGCTGGTGGTTTGATCAGCCTATATCAGGACAG ATGTGATATAACGTATATTCTACTTGAGATGGATAGAATATTGAGGCCTGAAGGTACAGTTATATTCAGAGATGGAGTAGAAGCATTAGTGAAAATCAAAAGTATTGCAGACGGTATGAGATGGCAGAGTCGTATCGTGGATCATGAGAGCGGACCATTCAACCCAGAGAAGATTCTTATTGCTGTAAAAACTTACTGGACCGGTGAACCTAAACGAGAATAG
- the LOC107028429 gene encoding uncharacterized protein LOC107028429, producing MYLERLLSANYIEDMSRLSVWGGPSASVFPIGNEKVFSSISHSRRQVHLRRRKTIRSCAADFKVLTSVTSNYNNIVILDTPQSRVLLLDSSNNVHSILHKETKWTGAYWDEFAGLPAIVPKGPLAIFGLGGATAAHLMLELWPSLLLVGWEIDEILIAKAREYLGLSDLEKHTQGGGVLEVHIGDVFSSSVTIPGGYAGIIVDLFSDGKVLPQLEEVTTWLEMNKMLMPNGRIMVNCGAATKELSDNSEMMQLDISKRDDPLELNATINALCKAFPEQVSWKKLPKSAGENYLALTGALPDLDIWSAHLPDQLSSSVKEWRSCTPSPS from the exons ATGTATTTGGAGCGACTCTTATCCGCAAACTACATAGAAGACATGAGCAGGCTTAGTGTATGGGGCGGCCCATCGGCGAGCGTATTTCCTATTGGCAATGAAAAGGTGTTCAGCTCCATTTCGCATTCGAGAAGACAAGTGCATTTGAGAAGAAGGAAGACGATAAGGAGCTGCGCAGCAGATTTCAAGGTGCTCACTTCTGTTACGAGTAATTATAATAACATTGTAATCCTCGATACTCCACAATCACGGGTCCTGCTTCTCGATTCTTCCA ATAATGTGCATAGCATCCTTCACAAGGAAACCAAATGGACGGGTGCATATTGG GATGAGTTTGCTGGCTTGCCGGCTATTGTACCAAAGGGCCCTCTCGCAATCTTTGGCTTG GGGGGTGCGACTGCTGCACATTTGATGCTTGAACTGTGGCCTTCTTTGCTGCTTGTTGGATGGGAGATAGATGAAATT TTGATTGCAAAAGCAAGAGAATATCTTGGGCTCTCTGATCTGGAGAAGCATACTCAAGGGGGAGGTGTGTTGGAAGTTCACATCGGAGATGTATTTTCTTCATCTGTTACTATTCCTGGAGGTTATGCAG GTATAATAGTTGATTTGTTTTCTGATGGAAAGGTTTTACCACAACTGGAAGAG GTTACAACTTGGTTGGAGATGAATAAGATGTTGATGCCCAATGGTCGGATCATGGTGAATTGTGGCGCTGCTACCAAAGAATTGTCTGATAATTCTGAAATGATGCAACTGGATATTTCCAAAAGGGATGACCCTTTGGAACTAAATGCAACTATTAATGCATTATGCAAGGCATTTCCTGAGCAA GTAAGCTGGAAAAAGCTGCCAAAGAGCGCAGGAGAAAATTATCTTGCACTGACAGGAGCATTACCAGATTTGGATATTTGGTCTGCTCATCTCCCAGATCAATTAAGCTCAAGTGTCAAGGAATGGAGAAGTTGCACGCCTTCACCTTCGTGA
- the LOC107028430 gene encoding probable aquaporin NIP5-1, producing MAELENGISAPATPGTPTPLFPSLRVDSMGSYDRKSMPRCKCLPLDAPTWGAPHTCLADFPAPDVSLTRKLGAEFVGTFILIFAATAGPIVNQKYNGAESLIGNAACSGLAVMIVILSTGHISGAHLNPSLTIAFAALRHFPWVQVPAYVAAQVSASICASFALKGVFHPFMSGGVTVPSVNTGQAFALEFLITFNLLFVVTAVATDTRAVGELAGIAVGATVMLNILVAGPSSGASMNPVRTLGPAVAAGNYKSLWIYLVAPTLGALAGAAVYTLVKLRGDNTTETPRQVRSFRR from the exons ATGGCGGAATTAGAAAATGGGATATCGGCGCCGGCAACGCCGGGTACGCCGACTCCGTTATTCCCGTCGTTACGAGTGGATTCGATGGGTTCTTATGATCGGAAGTCAATGCCTCGATGCAAATGTTTGCCTTTGGATGCACCAACATGGGGAGCTCCTCATACCTGTCTTGCAGATTTTCCTGCACCAGATGTCTCCCTCACACGAAAG TTGGGAGCTGAATTCGTGGGAACATTTATCCTTATATTTGCTGCAACAGCCGGGCCAATCGTGAACCAAAAGTACAACGGAGCTGAATCTCTTATTGGGAATGCAGCTTGCTCAGGGCTGGCTGTTATGATTGTGATTCTGTCGACAGGCCATATTTCTGGAGCTCATCTGAATCCGTCCCTAACTATAGCATTTGCAGCACTTCGTCACTTTCCGTGGGTTCAAGTGCCAGCCTATGTTGCAGCACAGGTTTCAGCATCCATTTGTGCTTCTTTTGCACTCAAAGGTGTCTTTCATCCCTTCATGTCTGGTGGAGTTACAGTCCCTTCAGTAAACACTGGCCAGGCTTTTGCTCTTGAATTCCTCATCACATTCAATCTCCTTTTCGTTGTCACTGCTGTTGCAACTGACACCAGAGCG GTGGGAGAGTTGGCTGGCATAGCAGTTGGAGCCACAGTGATGCTCAATATTCTAGTTGCCGG GCCGTCAAGCGGTGCTTCTATGAATCCAGTACGAACTTTGGGGCCGGCTGTTGCAGCAGGAAATTACAAGTCATTGTGGATATACCTAGTGGCTCCAACTCTGGGGGCTCTTGCAGGGGCGGCTGTTTATACGCTCGTCAAACTTCGCGGAGACAACACTACAGAGACACCACGTCAGGTTAGGAGCTTCCGCCGCTAG